A window of Arcobacter acticola genomic DNA:
CTTTGAAGCAATTGGTGATGAAAAGTATCTAAATCACCCAGATATGGAAGCTAGACTTTACTGGGCTTTTTGTAGGCCAAATGGCTCTTGTGAAATTCAAATTCAAGATATTGATCCCTTGGTGTCAATTATGGCATTTAATCATTCAAAATTAAATGCTTTAAAAAGATTTTCTTTATTACATAAAGATGTAATAGAAAAAGAAAATCTAAGAGTTAAAATAAAAAATAGAACAAGAATGTTATTTAGAGCTTTGATAGATGATGATTTTTCAGAGTTAAATAAAGTTTTAGATATTGTTCCCGTATTTTTAGATGTGGCGGTTGACCAACTTAAAAATGGAAGAAAATGGAATGATATTTTTGCTGATGAAATAGAAGCAAGTAAGTTTATAAAAAAAGCAGAGATTTTTATGGATGAATCATTTAAAAATGCACTTTATTTTAAATTAAAAAATTATAGTGAATTTTCTTTAGAAAAACTAAAAGAACATTTAGAAGAAATGATAGAAAAAAAAGAGATGATTGATAATATAATATTAGATTATTATAAAAATGAGGGAATTAAATACTTAGAAAAAAACAATCTTCATATACTTCAAAAAATGCTTATTAAAAAATTAACTGAAAAACTAAAGTAAAACTCAATATAATTCTTTTATGAAAAAAGATTTAATTACAAAAAATGGTTTCGAAAAAGTTGTTGAAGAGTTTAAAAGATTACTAAAAGAAAAGACTTATTGGGTAAAAGAGAAAGAAATAGCAGCACAACTTGGTGATAGAAGTGAAAATGCTGAGTATATAGCTGCAAAAGAGCAAATACGAAATACAGATAAAAGACTTCGTTTTCTTGATAAAATTATAAATACAAGTGAAGTAATCGATATCTCACAAATCCCACACAATAGGGTGAATTTTGGCTCAGAGATACAAGTTATGAATTTAGATAACGATGAGGTAAAAACTTTTATAATATTAGGAACACACGAAACAAATCCAAATGAAAATAAAATATCAAATAAATCTCCCCTTGGAAGAGCTTTTTTAGGTAAAAAAATAGATGAAGAGTTTGAATTTAAAATAAATGATAATTTTTATGAATATCAAATAATTTCAATAAAAGAGTATAACTTTGAATGAAGAAATGAATATAAATATAGAAAAATTAAAGCAGATTATTTTAGATAATCTTGAAAATAAAAATGAAGAGTTTAAAAGAGTTTTCCATGGACGAGGAAATTCTTACAGTGATTTTAACTATTTAGTAATTGATAGTATAAATGATATTTTATTAGCTACTTTTTTTGCACAAATTGAAGAGAATATTGAAAAAGATTTGATAAAACTCCTTGATGAAATTTATGCAACAAAAGGTTTTAAAAGCTTAATCATTCAAAGAAGATATTTAAAAGAAAATATGAATGAAGCTTTTAGGGGAAAACTACCTCAAAGTGCAATTGCCATCGAAAATGCCTTAAAATATAATATTAACTTTTTTAATCAAAATATTGGAATATTTCCTGATATGAAAAAAGGAAGAGAGTTTATCCAAGATATATGTAAAGATAAAAATGTACTAAATCTTTTTTCATATACTTGTGCTTTTAGTGTTGCTGCTATTAAAGCAGGGGCTTTTAAAGTTGTAAATGTAGATATGTCAAAATCTGCTTTAACTATAGGCAGAGAAAACCATCGTATAAATAATCTTGATACAAAAAAAGTAAAATTTATGCCCTATGATATTTTAAAATCATGGTCAAGAATCAAAAAAGAAGGTCCATATGATATTATCATTATAGATCCACCATCTTTTCAAAAGGGAAGTTTTGCTGCAACAAAAGATTATGAAAAAATCATAAAAAGATTAGATGAACTAGCGGCCAATAAATGTATAGTTTTATCATGTCTAAATGCTCCTGAACTTGACAGTGATTTTATAAAAAATATTTTTAGTGAGTTTGCAAGTGATTTTGAGTTTGAAAAGAGATTAGAAAATCTTGATACTTTTCCAGCAATTGAAAGTGAAAAAGCCCTTAAAAATCTAATTTTTAAAAGAGATAAATAGTTCTAAATCAATATTTTATTACTTTATCTTAGATATAATCCCAAGCTTAAAAAAATTAATTAGTAGGATTCTTTAATGGAAAGTAAAAATGGGATTATCGAAAGATATGTAAATGGTAATTTGGTAATACAAATATTAGTAGGTATAGTACTAGGTATTATCGTAGCAATGATTTCAAAAGATTTAGCTATGTCTTTTTCTATATTAGGAACCCTTTTTATAAAAGCATTAAAAGCAATCGCTCCTATTTTAGTTTTTATATTAGTTGCAGCTGCAATTGTAAAAAAAGAAGTTGGCGTTAAATCTAATATGAGACCAATTATAACTTTATATTTTGTTGGTACATTTTTAGCAGCATTAGTAGCAGTAATTGCAAGTTTTCTTTTTCCAACAAAACTTGTTTTATTAGATATTCCAACAGAACAATTAACTCATCCTGGAAATATTCTTGATGTTTTAAAAACAATATTATTTAATATTGTAGATAATCCAATAAATGCTATTTTAACAGGTAACTTCATCGGTATTTTAGCATGGGCTATTGCCTTAGGTTTTGCCATGCATTATAGTTCAAGTGAAACAAAAAAACTATTTGAAGATGCATCAATTGGAATTACAAAAATTGTTAAATTTATTATAAAACTAGCTCCTTTTGGTATTTTTGGACTTGTTGCTGAAACATTTGCTCAAACAGGTTTTGCATCATTGATAGCTTATTCTCAACTTCTTTTAGTTTTAGTGGGTTCTATGTTATTTGTAGCATTTATTATAAATCCACTTATTGTTTATATTAAAATCAAATCAAATCCATATCCTTTAGTTTTCACATGTATAAAAGAGAGTGGTATAACTGCATTTTTCACAAGAAGTAGCGCTGCTAATATTCCTATAAATTTAAGTTTATGCAAAAAACTTAATTTAAATGAAGATACATATTCTATTTCTATTCCTTTGGGAGCTACTATTAATATGGCAGGAGCTGCTGTTACAATTACAGTGTTAACTCTTGCAACTGTTCACACTCTTGGTATTCAAATTGATATTGGAACTGCACTTTTATTAAGTGTTATTGCTTCTATCTCTGCTTGTGGAGCATCTGGAGTTGCAGGTGGTTCTTTACTTTTAATTCCTCTAGCTTGTTCTTTATTTGGAATTTCAAATGATGTTGCTCTCCAAGTTGTTGCTATTGGATTTGTAATTAGTGTTGTTCAAGATTCTATGGAAACAGCACTTAACTCTTCAACTGATGTTATTTTTACAGCTGCTTGTCATAAAAAAGATTCAGAAGTTTAAGAATCAACTTATAAGAATAGATAAAATGTATAGTATTAATCTAATACTTTTATCTATTTATTAGGAAAAATTGTTAAAATCGCGCACACAATATAATCAAGGGATTACTTAATGGTAGAAAAAAATAGATGGCTTATGGCTTTAAGTGCTGTTGGCGTTCATATTTGTATAGGCTCTGTATATGCATGGAGTGTATATGTAAAACCAATTCAAGAACAAATGGCTTGGAATTTAACAGACGTTACAATTGCATTTAGTATTGCAATTTTCTTTTTAGGACTAAGTGCAGCTTTAATGGGAAAATTTGTAGAAAAAAATGGTCCTAGAGTTTCAGCAATTATTGCAGCGGTATTATTTGGTTTAGGAACTATGGGTTCAGGCCTTGCAATAATGATAGAATCAAAAGTTTTATTATACTTCTTTTATGGAGTGCTAGGTGGATGTGGTCTTGGAATTGGATATATTTCTCCTGTATCTACACTTGTAAAATGGTTTCCTGATAAAAGAGGAATGGCTACAGGACTTGCAATCATGGGATTTGGTTTTGCTTCTGCTATTTGGGGACCAACTATTAAAATCTTAATAGGAAGTGTTGGAATTTCTGGAACGTTCTTCATCTTAGGTGCAGTTTATTTTGTAGTAATGTTTGCATCTGCACTTTATTTAGAAAAACCACACGATGAGTATTTACCAAAGAAATTTGAGCAAAAAATCAAAGAGGGTAAAAAAGTTATCAAAGAAGATTTAGCACAATTAGGTCTAAATGAAGCTGTTAAAACTCCAAGATTTTATGGTCTTTGGATTATGTTATTTATAAATGTAACATGTGGTATTGCAATTATTGGAGTTGCTTCTCCATTACTTCAAGAAGTTCTTGGAATCTCAGCAATCGCAGCAGCAGCAGCCGTTGGTTTGATGGGAATCTTTAATGGAGCAGGAAGACTTATGTGGGCTTCTTTAAGTGATTATTTAACAAGACCTATTGTTTATGTAATCTTTTTTGCAACACAAATAGTAGCTTTTTACATGTTACCATCAATAAAAGAAATAGTTGTATTTCAAGTAGTTTTATACTTTATTATGACTTGTTATGGAGGAGGATTTGCTTCAATTCCTGCATATATAGGAGATATATTTGGAACAAAAGAACTAGGTGCAATTCATGGTTATATCTTAACAGCATGGGCAGCAGCAGGACTTGTAGGACCACTAATTATCTCAATGGTAAAAGATGCAACAGGTTCATACTCTCAAACACTTTATGTATTTGCAGGATTCTTTGTAATTGCGTTTGTTGTTTCAATAGCAATGATTATAAATATAAAATCAGTTCAAAAGAAAAAAGTAAAACACTAATAGATTTAAGAGTAGGAAAAAATTTCTACTCTTTAATTTATTTCTTTTAAGCTTCTTCTTTTATCTATTTTCATAAAAACCATCCAAATAAACCAAAAAAGAATAGTAATTCCAAGTGCTGCGTAAATAGCAGGCATTGGATTGTCCAAGTTACTAATAGATCCTGCATATGTTATGACACATACATATGGAATAGTTCCTAAAAACCATGCAAATAAAAATCGTTTTAAAGACATATCACAAGCGCCTGCAAGGCAAGATGAAATTTCTGGAAGCATAGGAACAGCTCTTGATAAAACAAGGACTAAAACACCATGTTTATTGAACAAATCTGTCATTTCTTGTTTTTGTTCTTCATTTGATGATAATTTATCTAATACTTTCATACCATATTTTCTTGATAGAAAATATCCAGTTAAAGAAGCACTTAATAGCCCAATAGTTGTATAAAATAAAGCTAATTCAAAGCCTATAAAATATCCAGCAAGTATGATAATAGTCATAGTAGGAACGGCAATAAATAAATCAATAAATAAAAACAGTACAATCAACGCACCTAATATATATGAAGGTTGCGATTTCAAATTTGTAAAAATCTCTTTGATATCCTCAACTGTAAGAATTCCTGTAAATTTTATAAGTAGTAAAGTAATAGTAAATATACTTACTAAAATTAAAATAGTTTTTATCAAAAGTTTCATTATATAATCTCTTGTTTTTAAAGATTATAAACACAAAAAGTTAATGAAGTGTATACCTTTATTTATTTGCTAGTTTGATTATTGTAGCATTGCTTGTTTAATTGTAATAATTGATAAATCCAAAAAAAGAAAAACATAATAATGCAAAGTAATGAAATCACAAAAGAAAACATAAATAAACTTGTAGTAACTTTTTATACAAAAGTCTTAAAAGATGAAAAAATATCTCCTTTTTTTATTGAAAAATTGGGAGCAGATATGAAATCAGAGATTTGGCAAAAGCATATAACATTGCTTACAAATTTTTGGTTTACAATATCTTTCGGAAGAGGGGAATACAATGGCTCACCATTTGCTCCTCATATGCAAATATCAGGATTAGATAGAGAATCATTTGAAAGATGGTTAAAACTATTCTTTGAAGCTCTTGATAAGATTTATGTGGAAGATATTGCACTTAAATTTAAAGAAAGAGCTTCTATAATTGCTAGTAATTTTATGAGAAACTTATCTATTTAGAAATATAGATATAAACAGATTTCTTGTTTATATCTTTCTTACATCCACATAAATACCTGATTGGAATTCATCAATTCTATTAATCAAAGTATCTATTTTAATAACTGTTTCTTCAGGGCTTTGAACTATCCCTTCATTTAATTTTTTAGCTGATGTAAAAATCTCTTCATCTATTTCAAATCTTATATAATCTGTCATTGGTGTTTTAATAACTCCAGGAGCAACAGCAAGTATTTTTGTGTTTGTCATTTCATTTGAATACAGATTTACAAGCATATTTACGCCTGCTTTTGATAAACTATATGAACCCCAACCTTTATATCCAGTTAATGAAGCTCCTGAAGAGATGAACAAAATATTTTTTACTTCTATTTTCATAAAAATATCAAGGAGTTCTTTGTTTGCATAAACATTTAAGTCATAAACTTCTTTCATTTCATCTATTGATAGTTCTTCTAGTATTTTGATTTTTCCTAGCATTCCTGCATTTAAAAATACTATTTCAATATTGTTTATCTCTTTTATGAAGTTTGTAAGCTCTTGTTTTATTTTTGTAACTTGTGATAAATCAAAACTTTTATGAATAAAATTTTCATCAAAAATATCTGGTTTTTTTCTACTGATTCCATAAACTTTATATTTTTTTTCTAAATAGTATTTTGTAAGAGATAGTCCAAGACCTGAACTACAACCTGTTATTAAAATTTTTTTTTGCAAAATAAGCCTTTGTGGTTTTTTTTATTTTAGTAAAGCTTTGCTTATAATAGATTATATTTTAAACAGTTTACATAATATTTTTTTACATAATGATGTATAATTTTTTTAATTAATGCTTTGAGGAAAATATGAAAAAATTATATATTATAAAATGTGGTTCTACTTTTGAAAACCCAAATGGTGATTTTGAAGATTGGATTATTGAAAAACTTGAAAAAAAAGATTTAAATATCTCTACAATTGATCTTCAAAAAAATCATCCTTTACCTATGCCTAGAAAAAACGATGCTATCATCATAACAGGTTCACACAGTATGGTAACAGATGAAGAGTCTTGGAGTTTAGAGCTTGAAAAATGGCTTCCCAAAATTATAGATGAGCAAATACCTCTTCTAGCTATTTGTTATGGACATCAATTATTAGCAAAATGTTTAGGTGGAGTTTCAGGTTATCATGAAAATGGAATCGAAATAGGAACAGTTGATATATTTTTAGAAGATTTTGCAAAAGAAGATGAGCTTTTCTCAAAACTTCCAAATAGTTTTAAAGCTCACACCGTTCACTCTCAAACAGTAGTGGAACTGCCAAAAAATGCCATAAGACTGGCTTTTAATAATCATGATATAAATCATGCTTATAGGGTAGGGTCAAAAGCTTGGGGAGTGCAGTTTCATCCTGAATTTGATGCGAATGCAATGAATTTATATATAAATGAAGTCTCTAAAAAGAAAAATCTAGAAGTAAATAAACTTATAAAACAAAGTGAGGAAACCATAGCTGCCACTTCTATTATAAAAGAGTTTGAAAGATTGTTTTGTATTTAAACAATCTTTCGAAATAATACATAAAGAATGTATAAAAAAACAATAGGTAAAAATATTGTTTGAAAAATAAAAACAATAATCAAATCTATTAAATACTGACTTGAATTATCAACAGCATTTTTATACTCATCAATCTTTTTCTCATAAAAACTCATATCAAATTTTTCTGCAATTTTATTAAAAAATGAGCTCTCTTCTTTTTGTATTACAGTATCTTTATTTATTTTACTTACCTCTTCTTTTACTTGCATAATATTTTCATTTAGTGTTTCTATATTGTATTGAGGTTTTACAAAATAGTTATAAGAAACATCGTTTATATAGACTATAAAAGGAATAGAAAATCTTAGAAAAAGCAGTATAAAAGTAGCTTTGAAAAAGATATTTCTGATTATTTCATCCTTTGAAAAACGAACAAATAGCCAAATATTAAAAACTAAAATAAAAGCAAAAAGCACATAGTTGTAAATATCATTTGTTAAAAAACCTAATAAAATCTTTTGAATTCCAAGAGAAACTAAACTTGCAAGCATTATTAGTGAAAATTGCTCAACAAGATCATTTATGGGATCAAGTATTTCTCCAACAGCAACAACTACAAAGGGCAGATTTATTTCTGTTCCTTGCGCTAGTGATATTACACCATTTAAAGCTTTTGCACTTCCAAAAACTATTACAGCTTGTTTAAATGAGTCATCAACCAATTTTTTAGAGTTTTCATCAAGTGTAAAAGAAAAAGCGAAAAATAAAGCTATGCAAGTAAATACAAGTAATAAAAGTTTATTCCAATTGTTTATAATAAATGTTTTCATGGAAGCAATTATAGCAGATTAATAAACAAGAAAATTAATTAAATATTGGATAAAATCTATCTTATTTAAAACAAGGAATATAAAATAGAAAATTTTATTAATAATATTCAAGAAGCTATAGGCTATATGACTTCTTGGGAAATGCTGGCTGTATTTTTGTCAGTTTCTTATATACTTTTAGCCATAAAACAAAATCTATGGTCTTGGGTTGCTGCATTTTTTAGTACTTTGATTTATAGCATACTTTTTTTTGATGCTTCACTTTTAATGGATAGTGCTTTAAACATCTTTTATTTAGTAATGGCTGTTTATGGTTGGTATTCTTGGAAATATGGAAATATAAAAGCTCAAAATGAACAATTAAAAATCACTACTTATGGAATAACAAACAATTTCAAAATCATTGGTATTTTGATTCTTATATCTATTGTATTGGGCTATATAATGGCAAACTATACAAGTGCTGATTTTGCATATTTAGATACTTTTACTACAGTATTTGCTGTATTTGCTACTTATATGCTTGCAAAAAAAGTTTTGGAAAATTGGATTTATTGGGTTGTTATAGATACTGTTTCTATTTATATTTATATACAAAAAGGCTTTTATTTAACAGCTGTATTATTTGCTATCTACACAGTTCTAGCTTGTGTTGCATATATCCAATGGAAAAAAGAGTATAAAAATCTTGAACTTAAATCTGCTTAAAACATATAATATTTTTAAAGAAGAATTATTAAGCCTTGAGATATTAAAAAATCAAGGCTTTAATAATGTAAGTTATCTTTTAAAAACTACAGGAAAATCATATATAATAAGAGTTTTTAAATCAAATGAAAGCGTAAATATAAGCAGAGAATTTGAATTTAAAACTCAAAAAAAAGCACATAAACAAAAGATTGCTCCTAAAGCTATTTTCTTAAATAGTGAATTTATGATTTATGAGTATAAAAAAGGTATTCATAAAACAAAACTTAAAAATTCTGATATTAAAAATCTTGCAAAACAGATAAAAAAACTTCATAAAATAAAAACAAAAGCAAAAACCTATGATTTTAAAAGTGATTTATTAAACTATAAAAAGATGTTAAAAGATGAAAAAAGTAAAAAAATCATAAGTGAATCACTTAAAAGTTTAAAAAAACTAAAAAAGTTCAAAAAAGAATTAGTTCTTACACACCATGATTTAAATCCTAAGAATATCATTTTTTATAAAAATAAAATAAAAATTATAGATTGGGAATATGCAGGAATAAATGATAGATTTTTTGATTTGGCTGCTATTTGTATTGAGTTTAAATTAAATAAAAAAGAAGAAGAATTATTCTTATCTTATTATTTAAAAAAAATAGATAAGAACAAATATTCAAAACTAAAAAACTTTAAAACAATATATAAAAACCTTTGTGATTTATGGTTTGAAAAATTAAACTATTTATAAAAAAGATATAATTGCTTTATGAATACAAAAAGAATATTAAAAAAAGAGTTTTTCATAACTTTATTTATCAAACAAAATAAATGGCATAGATTTGGTATTTTAGTACATACCTTAGCTGTAGCTTTTCATGTTTTTAAAGCCAAAAAATACTCTATGCTAAGTGCTGCTTTTTTACATGATATTGGAAAACCCTATGTTGCTTATCAAACAAAAGAAGATAAAATCACAGGTGAATACTCTTTTCATAATCATGAAGAAGCTAGCTACCATATTATAAAAAACTGGAAAATTTCAGAATATACAAAAAAACTTGTTCGATATCATTATCTAATAAGAGGAATGCAAAAAGCAAAAGAAAAAAATCACTTAGGCAGATACAATCGTATGAAAAGAGCTTTTGAAAACCTTGATGAGAATTTTAAAAAAGAGTTAGAGCTTTTTATGCATTTTGATGATTTGGGAAAATCTTGCTTTTTTGAATCTAATAATCACTTGAATTAAATTTTTTTTGATAAAGAAAATCTATATTAAAAAGGATTTTTTATGGAGATAGCTATTATTCTAATTTTTTTAGTAAATTCTTATATAAATACCTTGTTCTGTGAAAACTTTTGGATTTGTTCTTACTTTAGCAAAATTTGCGGTCAAATTTTTTGACCGCAAATTCTCAAACTCAATATCTGATAATTCAAAATAAAAATCTTCCAATTTGTTAAGTTTTTGTTTGTTCAAGCCAGTATCTAATAATCATTTGAATTAAATATCGCTTGAAATATTTAAGATATTAAATTTTTTTTGATAGAATAATCACAACAATATATTTTAGAAGTTTTACTTGTAATTTAAATTTGAAAAATAGGAAAAAATATGAGTTTTGAAGAACAAGGCTTTTTTGATAAGGTTTACCATAGAAATGGGAAACTATATAAAAAAGTAAATAAAGAAAGTATAGAAGAAATGATAAACGCTGTTAATAGTAAATCATTTTTAAATAAAGATTTATTGATTGTAGATATTACAGATGAAAAAATTAGAAGCTATAGTAAGATGTTAGAAATATTAGAAGCCCAAAATATCGAAGAATTATCAGTTAAATTAGATAAATTAAAATATAAAGTATATTTACGAATAAGAATTAAAGATTAGTGAATTATATGTCCTACTTTTGGAATTCTTTCCTTGTTTCCAACGTACACGTTGGGAATGCATATAAAAACCAAATAAAATAAGAGAAACAAAAATGAATAGAAGTAGATATAAAATATATGAACCAACATATCTGCATTTTATGACCTGACCCCCTTTTTTCAATTTTTCAATTTAAACGAACGTTATAGCACATCACTAACTAATTAATTATACTTACCTTTTTTATATACGATATATGTACAAAAAAATTAAATATATACATTTTTCTAACTTTTGGCTAAGAAAGTATTATATAAGCTAAAAAGTTATATTCTAAACAAATAATAAATTTACTTGAATGAATATATAATATAAGGACTAATATGGAAATCTTACTATTTCTACTTGTAGGAATTATTTTAATACTTGTTCTAAAAAATATTTTTAGAACATTTGCAGTAACAAAAGAGCTTAAGTTTGTTGTAAACACGTTAACGGATATAAAGGATAATAAGTTAACGTTAACAAAGGTAAAAGAACAACTAGATGCTCAAAATATTGAATATTCCTTAAGTGATGATGGAACCTTGTATTGGCAAAATCCAAATAATAATAATTGGATTTTTATTTTTGACAGATTGAGTTTCTCTGTTTCAGTGCAATCTCATGAAGAGTCATTATATAACGGTATTGAATTAAAACTTTGTTTATATGGTTCTTCTTATGATGAGGCTTGGACTGAAGGCAAATTTGTAAACTATATAGCTAAGCCCACAGTTGAGACAATAATGATGATTAGAAAATTTCCATACTATAATGTGAAATTAGTTGATTTCTTTACAACATAGGGAGTTTTGATGAGTTTATTTTCATTTTTCCCAAATTTACTTGCAAAAGCTAAAGCATCTATCATTGTTGAAAACTTATTAATAATTCAAAATGAAAGATTTAATTTTGACGATAACATAAGTAAAACTTCCCAAGAACTTATTAACCAAGTTTTTGAGTCTATGCCAGATGTTTATGAGGGTAAATTTGGAGTTAGACCACATAAGATAACAGTAGCTATTACAGCATTAGCTGAAGGATTAAACAAAACAAATATAAACGATAAATATTTTACGCCTTTTGTATTATCATTAGCAACTGCTTTAAATGAAGTAGAAGTAAATTCAGGTTTTTATCATTTTACAAATATTGATTATACACTACTTAATTCAAGTATAAAAATATTAGAAGAAAAAGAAAGAGAATTTGAACTGAAGAATAAAGATATCTTAGATAACTTTGATTTTTTATCAAAAGATTTAAATAGTAAGAAAGAATCTAAAGAAAATAAACTTCAACAAATGAGGAAAGCATCAAACCTTAACTTAAAATAGTATCATGATTTGTAATTATATTACATGAGGCACAAGTAATATAACACACTTAACCAAAAAGATTAAAAAGTATAATTCCCCGTACTACAACATCAAATACTTTTAAGAACTTTCAAAAAATCAAACTTCTTTAAAACTAATTATTATTACTATTGAAAAGTAAGCCAGAGAATAAAGGTTTCTAACTCAAGCAGTAACAATATGAGCTCTTCAAATGTATTTACGACTAGAAAGATTAAAACGAGAAAAATATAAAAGTGATTGATTATTAACTATAAAATATTTTGTGATGAGAGCTGTCATTTACAAAATGATGCTTGGGATAGTAAGACACTAGGGGCTTTAAAATGTCCAAGGAAAATACAAGGAAAATAGGGGTCAGGTCATGAATTTCCACTTTTAATAAAATAAAAAATAAAATTATTATATACTAATCCTAATATTGTATTGTAAAAGGATAAAATATGCCAAGAAGAGTAAGAATAGAATTAGCAGGCTTTCACCATGTATATAATAGGTCAGTAGAAAGAAAGTATATTTTGCAATATCCAATTGATAAAGATAAGTTTTTAGAGATATTAAATGAAGTTTGTGAGAAATATAAACTAAAAATACACTCATATTGTATTATGGATAATCATTACCATTTATTACTAGAAAATTCACTGGAAAATTTATCTTTGGCAATGAGACAATTAAACTCTAAATATGCAACATATTATAATAAGAAGTACAATAGAGTAGGTCATTTATGGCAAGATAGGTTTAAGTCATGGTATGTGTTAAATGAAAACTATTTGTATATTTTATATAAATATATAGAATCAAACCCAGTGAAAGCAAATATGACAAAGAATATAGGAATTTATAAATACTCATCTTCTTATACAATCCTAAATAACTGTATAGAAAAGTGTTTAGATAAATCTTTTATAATAAGAGATTTTTCAGTAAAAGAATTAGCTATGTTTTTATCAATACCTTTAAATAATGAAGAAGTTAAAAATATAAATAGTATT
This region includes:
- a CDS encoding ORF6N domain-containing protein, producing MNKQKLNKLEDFYFELSDIEFENLRSKNLTANFAKVRTNPKVFTEQGIYIRIY
- a CDS encoding choline/ethanolamine kinase family protein, coding for MNLNLLKTYNIFKEELLSLEILKNQGFNNVSYLLKTTGKSYIIRVFKSNESVNISREFEFKTQKKAHKQKIAPKAIFLNSEFMIYEYKKGIHKTKLKNSDIKNLAKQIKKLHKIKTKAKTYDFKSDLLNYKKMLKDEKSKKIISESLKSLKKLKKFKKELVLTHHDLNPKNIIFYKNKIKIIDWEYAGINDRFFDLAAICIEFKLNKKEEELFLSYYLKKIDKNKYSKLKNFKTIYKNLCDLWFEKLNYL
- a CDS encoding HD domain-containing protein gives rise to the protein MNTKRILKKEFFITLFIKQNKWHRFGILVHTLAVAFHVFKAKKYSMLSAAFLHDIGKPYVAYQTKEDKITGEYSFHNHEEASYHIIKNWKISEYTKKLVRYHYLIRGMQKAKEKNHLGRYNRMKRAFENLDENFKKELELFMHFDDLGKSCFFESNNHLN
- a CDS encoding transposase, with the translated sequence MPRRVRIELAGFHHVYNRSVERKYILQYPIDKDKFLEILNEVCEKYKLKIHSYCIMDNHYHLLLENSLENLSLAMRQLNSKYATYYNKKYNRVGHLWQDRFKSWYVLNENYLYILYKYIESNPVKANMTKNIGIYKYSSSYTILNNCIEKCLDKSFIIRDFSVKELAMFLSIPLNNEEVKNINSIHKEKLKTEDEKIVREKEKSLNDIFMNINTKEERNRKIKYAFYHGYKQSEISRYLEISSSSVSKIIKKA